Proteins encoded in a region of the Halothiobacillus diazotrophicus genome:
- a CDS encoding DnaJ C-terminal domain-containing protein — MKFEDYYATLGVARSATADEIKRAYRKAAQKYHPDRNKEPGAEAKFKQINEAYDVLGDAEKRARYDALGANYHAGDEFRPPPGFDPSQFGGQYGGAGFSDFFSSIFGARGFEQGGGSGYSRRTRAARGADYEMPLNLTVQEMIEGGSKSVVVDHPETGRKTLKVNIPKDSVPGKRVRLTGQGGSGTQGGTPGDLYLVVQLADNRGFTLDGNDVLYDLPITPWEAALGEKVPVPTPSGGRIELTVPAGSQSGKRLRLRQRGVAGGDFIVTLLIHTPPAKTDEARALYQEMKVSMPFDPRKGV; from the coding sequence TTGAAATTCGAAGATTATTACGCAACGCTCGGCGTCGCACGTTCGGCCACCGCCGACGAAATCAAGCGAGCCTACCGCAAAGCGGCGCAGAAATATCATCCGGACCGCAACAAGGAACCGGGTGCCGAGGCCAAGTTCAAGCAGATCAACGAAGCCTATGATGTGCTTGGCGATGCCGAAAAACGTGCCCGCTACGATGCCTTGGGCGCCAACTATCATGCGGGGGATGAATTCCGGCCGCCCCCGGGATTCGACCCGAGCCAGTTCGGCGGTCAATATGGCGGCGCGGGCTTTTCCGATTTTTTCAGCAGCATCTTTGGTGCCCGAGGCTTCGAGCAGGGCGGTGGCAGCGGGTATTCGCGACGCACACGGGCGGCCCGCGGCGCCGATTACGAAATGCCGCTGAACCTGACCGTGCAGGAAATGATCGAGGGCGGCAGCAAATCCGTCGTGGTCGATCATCCGGAAACGGGACGCAAGACGCTCAAGGTCAATATCCCGAAGGACAGTGTGCCGGGCAAGCGCGTTCGCCTGACCGGTCAGGGGGGCTCCGGCACTCAGGGCGGTACGCCGGGCGATCTCTATCTCGTCGTGCAGCTGGCGGACAACCGGGGCTTCACTCTGGACGGCAATGACGTGTTGTATGACCTGCCGATCACGCCCTGGGAAGCGGCATTGGGCGAGAAGGTACCGGTGCCAACGCCCTCCGGCGGACGCATCGAGCTGACGGTGCCGGCGGGTTCTCAGTCCGGGAAACGTTTGCGGCTGCGCCAGCGCGGCGTGGCCGGCGGGGATTTCATCGTGACCCTGCTCATTCATACGCCGCCCGCGAAGACGGACGAGGCGCGCGCCCTGTATCAGGAAATGAAGGTTTCGATGCCGTTCGATCCAAGAAAGGGTGTCTGA
- the rdgB gene encoding RdgB/HAM1 family non-canonical purine NTP pyrophosphatase — translation MNPMTQIVIATHNRGKLREFEAMRVALSTAFPGLSRIQFLPLSDWQGTPPDEDGERFIDNALIKARAAAALTGLPALADDSGLVVDALNGAPGVYSARYAGVGATDAENNLKLQQALAGTPESQRSARYVCALALVRHAEDAHPLTAEGEWPGSMLTDPRGTEGFGYDPFFFSPEHGQTAAQMPAELKNSISHRARALTKLLTLLGHAPL, via the coding sequence GTGAACCCAATGACACAAATAGTGATCGCCACCCATAACCGGGGCAAACTCCGGGAATTCGAGGCCATGCGCGTTGCCCTGTCGACCGCATTTCCGGGTCTCTCCCGAATCCAGTTCCTCCCCTTGTCCGACTGGCAGGGCACACCGCCCGACGAAGACGGCGAGCGCTTTATCGACAACGCCCTCATCAAGGCACGCGCGGCCGCCGCCCTGACGGGACTGCCGGCCCTGGCCGACGATTCCGGGCTCGTGGTCGACGCGTTGAATGGCGCCCCTGGCGTTTACTCCGCACGCTACGCGGGTGTCGGCGCGACCGATGCCGAAAACAACCTGAAACTGCAACAGGCGCTCGCCGGCACGCCGGAGTCGCAACGGAGCGCGCGCTATGTCTGTGCCCTGGCCCTGGTGCGCCATGCCGAGGATGCGCACCCTCTCACTGCCGAAGGGGAATGGCCCGGAAGTATGCTGACCGATCCGCGCGGGACCGAAGGATTCGGCTACGATCCGTTCTTCTTCTCGCCGGAACACGGCCAGACGGCCGCCCAGATGCCTGCCGAACTGAAGAACAGCATCAGTCACCGTGCGCGTGCCCTGACTAAACTGCTCACCCTGCTTGGACACGCCCCGCTCTGA
- the hemW gene encoding radical SAM family heme chaperone HemW, with the protein MQLLQFTENPPLALYIHLPWCMEKCPYCDFNSHGLKGQALPERDYIDALLRDIERELPLIWGRPIETIFIGGGTPSLFSPEGLDRLFSGLRALLDLRFCREVTLEVNPGTDMATRLSEYRSIGINRVSIGVQSFDDDSLRRLGRIHDHHAAIRTIEAAHDAGLDSFNIDLMFGLPHQSTEQAEDDIRQALDLEPPHLSWYQLTLEPNTPFAAHPPTLPEDDTMDAINERGLDRLVGAGFQQYEVSAYAQPGHACQHNLNYWQFGDYLGIGAGAHGKITLAGESRIERRVRTRHPSAYLAQAGSDAAITAHTVPSRELPFEFMLNALRLTEGFDVPLFTHRTGLPIKVISDTLHSLEQDELITWTMTHIRPTERGARYLNDLVLRFMPD; encoded by the coding sequence ATGCAACTTCTGCAATTCACTGAAAATCCGCCGCTGGCACTGTACATCCACCTGCCCTGGTGCATGGAGAAATGCCCCTATTGCGATTTTAATTCGCACGGTCTCAAGGGACAGGCGCTCCCCGAGCGCGATTACATCGATGCCCTGCTGCGCGACATTGAGCGCGAACTCCCCTTGATCTGGGGGCGCCCCATTGAGACGATTTTCATCGGCGGTGGCACCCCCAGCCTCTTCTCGCCCGAAGGGCTGGATCGGCTGTTCTCCGGCCTGCGTGCCTTGCTTGATCTGCGCTTTTGTCGCGAAGTCACGCTGGAGGTCAATCCCGGCACCGACATGGCCACCCGGCTGAGCGAATACCGAAGCATCGGCATCAATCGCGTGTCCATCGGCGTACAGAGCTTTGATGACGACAGCCTCAGGCGCCTCGGCCGCATTCACGACCATCACGCCGCGATTCGCACCATCGAAGCCGCCCACGATGCAGGGCTGGACAGTTTCAACATCGATCTCATGTTCGGCCTGCCCCATCAATCGACTGAGCAGGCCGAAGACGACATCCGACAGGCTCTGGACCTCGAACCACCACATCTTTCTTGGTACCAACTGACTCTGGAGCCGAACACACCTTTCGCGGCCCATCCGCCGACCCTCCCCGAGGATGACACGATGGATGCGATCAACGAACGCGGTCTTGACCGCCTGGTGGGGGCTGGCTTCCAGCAGTATGAGGTATCCGCCTATGCGCAACCGGGACACGCGTGTCAGCACAACCTCAATTACTGGCAGTTCGGCGACTATCTCGGCATCGGGGCTGGCGCCCACGGCAAGATCACGCTGGCCGGGGAGTCTCGCATCGAACGCCGCGTCCGCACGCGCCACCCGAGTGCCTATCTGGCGCAGGCCGGTTCGGATGCCGCCATCACGGCGCACACGGTGCCCAGCCGCGAACTGCCCTTCGAGTTCATGCTCAATGCGCTTCGCCTGACGGAAGGTTTCGACGTCCCACTGTTCACCCACCGTACCGGACTGCCCATCAAGGTGATTTCCGACACCCTGCACAGCCTGGAGCAGGACGAACTCATCACCTGGACCATGACACACATCCGGCCGACCGAGCGTGGCGCTCGCTACCTGAACGATCTGGTCCTGCGCTTCATGCCCGACTGA
- the glmU gene encoding bifunctional UDP-N-acetylglucosamine diphosphorylase/glucosamine-1-phosphate N-acetyltransferase GlmU, with protein MSTTPQLHVVILAAGKGTRMRSAKPKVLQSLGGKTMLARVLDAATSIRPASLNVVVGFGADQIVAATDRADIRWVLQNEQLGTGHAVRCALDEVDFADDDHVLILYGDVPLLDAAVVQGLVDAARRSPLAVLTTELSDPSGYGRIIRDAAHALIAIREQKDATPLEQAITEINTGLMCVRVGELRQWLTRLEPKNAQGELYLTDIVGMAHAAEVAIEGVFTDDPVKVAGVNDRWALAELEREWQRRQAKSLALAGATIIDPARLDIRGELSIGTDVTIDVNVIFEGRVTIGNGVTIGPNSIIRNATLADGVQVLAFSHVDGAELAEGVVIGPYARLRPGTFLDAHSRIGNFVEVKASRIGAGSKVNHLSYVGDTEMGQECNIGAGTITCNYDGANKHKTLIGDRVFVGSASQLVAPVAVGSGATIGAGSTITKNVPEEQLALARAPQVLKTGWQRPVKKKPA; from the coding sequence ATGTCAACGACGCCCCAACTCCATGTCGTCATTCTGGCTGCAGGCAAGGGGACGCGTATGCGTTCGGCCAAGCCCAAAGTTCTTCAGTCCCTGGGTGGGAAAACCATGCTGGCGCGTGTACTGGATGCGGCCACATCGATTCGACCGGCCTCCCTGAACGTCGTCGTGGGGTTTGGTGCCGATCAGATTGTGGCGGCGACCGACCGGGCAGATATCCGCTGGGTCCTGCAAAACGAGCAGCTCGGCACCGGCCACGCCGTTCGATGCGCCCTTGATGAGGTCGATTTCGCAGACGACGACCATGTGCTGATTCTCTACGGCGACGTACCGTTGCTGGACGCGGCAGTCGTACAGGGCCTGGTCGATGCAGCCCGACGCAGTCCGCTGGCGGTCCTCACGACGGAGCTCTCTGATCCGAGCGGATATGGACGGATCATTCGCGATGCGGCGCATGCCCTGATCGCCATCCGCGAACAGAAGGATGCCACCCCACTGGAACAGGCCATCACGGAAATCAACACCGGTCTCATGTGCGTCCGGGTGGGGGAGTTGCGCCAGTGGCTGACCCGACTGGAACCGAAAAATGCACAGGGCGAGCTGTATCTCACGGACATCGTCGGCATGGCCCATGCGGCGGAGGTGGCGATCGAGGGGGTATTCACGGATGATCCCGTCAAGGTTGCCGGCGTTAACGACCGCTGGGCGCTGGCGGAACTCGAGCGGGAATGGCAACGCAGACAGGCGAAGTCACTCGCCCTGGCGGGCGCGACCATCATCGATCCTGCGCGGCTCGATATTCGCGGGGAACTGAGCATCGGCACGGATGTGACGATCGACGTCAACGTGATCTTCGAGGGACGGGTGACGATAGGAAACGGGGTGACGATTGGCCCGAACAGCATCATCCGGAACGCGACCTTGGCAGATGGCGTTCAGGTACTGGCCTTCAGCCACGTCGATGGCGCCGAGCTTGCGGAAGGCGTGGTGATCGGCCCCTATGCCCGGCTGCGCCCGGGCACGTTTCTGGACGCACACAGTCGGATCGGCAATTTCGTCGAGGTCAAGGCCAGTCGAATCGGGGCGGGTTCCAAGGTCAACCATCTCTCCTACGTGGGCGATACGGAAATGGGCCAGGAGTGTAATATCGGGGCGGGTACGATCACCTGCAATTACGATGGGGCCAACAAGCACAAAACCCTGATCGGCGACCGGGTCTTCGTGGGGTCGGCCAGCCAGTTGGTGGCGCCCGTCGCGGTGGGGAGCGGTGCCACGATCGGCGCAGGATCGACGATCACGAAAAATGTACCGGAAGAGCAACTGGCCTTGGCACGTGCGCCGCAGGTGCTCAAGACGGGGTGGCAGCGGCCGGTGAAGAAAAAGCCGGCTTGA
- the atpC gene encoding ATP synthase F1 subunit epsilon — MAMTIRVDIVSMERPIFSGDASFVSIPTEAGEVGVTPLHTQTLSILRPGEVRVHLADGSVVRYFVGFGILEVQPMVVSIIADWALTEEDAHGVDASELEAKLAEEAVYIRDYEQRGQLDFTSAQSIMIEAEERLKWVRSLRGMGAGRR, encoded by the coding sequence ATGGCAATGACCATTCGTGTTGACATCGTCAGCATGGAGCGTCCGATCTTCTCCGGGGATGCGAGCTTTGTGTCCATTCCCACCGAAGCGGGCGAAGTGGGGGTTACCCCGCTCCATACGCAGACCCTGTCAATCCTGCGACCCGGTGAAGTGCGCGTGCATCTTGCTGACGGTTCCGTCGTCCGCTACTTCGTGGGTTTCGGTATCCTCGAGGTTCAGCCGATGGTGGTGAGCATCATCGCAGACTGGGCCCTGACCGAAGAGGATGCTCATGGCGTGGATGCGTCCGAGCTCGAGGCCAAGCTGGCCGAAGAAGCCGTCTACATCCGTGACTACGAGCAGCGCGGCCAATTGGACTTCACTTCGGCTCAGTCGATCATGATCGAGGCCGAGGAGCGGTTGAAATGGGTGCGCTCCCTACGAGGCATGGGCGCGGGACGTCGTTAA
- the atpD gene encoding F0F1 ATP synthase subunit beta — MSSGKIVEIIGAVIDVEFPRDSVPKVYDAIKIDETGLIVEVQQQIGDGVVRGIAMGSSDGLKRGMAVSNTGSPIRVPVGKGTLGRIMDVLGNPIDNAGDVASDEQWSIHRKPPTFDEQSNSTELLETGIKVIDLLCPFAKGGKVGLFGGAGVGKTVNMMELIRNIAVEHSGYSVFAGVGERTREGNDFYHEMKDGGVLDKVALVYGQMNEPPGNRLRVALTGLTMAEFFRDEGRDVLMFIDNIYRYTLAGTEVSALLGRMPSAVGYQPTLAEEMGVLQERITSTKTGSITSVQAVYVPADDLTDPSPATTFAHLDATVVLSRDIASLGIYPAIDPLDSTSRQLDPQVVGEQHYTVARTVQKTLQRYKELKDIIAILGMDELSDDDKAIVSRARKIQRFMSQPFFVAEVFTGAPGRYVSLKETIRAFQGITAGEYDHLPEQAFYMVGTIDEAVEKAAKLAAKA; from the coding sequence ATGAGTTCTGGAAAAATTGTCGAAATCATCGGTGCTGTCATCGATGTCGAGTTTCCTCGGGATTCCGTTCCCAAGGTCTATGACGCGATCAAGATCGATGAAACCGGTTTGATCGTCGAAGTTCAACAGCAGATCGGCGACGGTGTCGTACGCGGTATCGCCATGGGTTCTTCCGATGGCCTGAAGCGCGGCATGGCCGTGAGCAACACCGGTTCACCGATTCGTGTTCCGGTCGGCAAGGGAACCCTGGGCCGTATCATGGACGTCCTGGGTAATCCGATCGATAACGCCGGTGACGTCGCTTCCGACGAGCAGTGGTCTATCCACCGCAAGCCGCCGACTTTCGACGAGCAGTCAAACAGCACCGAACTGCTGGAAACCGGCATCAAGGTCATCGACCTGCTGTGTCCGTTTGCGAAGGGCGGCAAAGTCGGCCTGTTCGGCGGTGCCGGTGTGGGCAAGACCGTGAACATGATGGAGCTGATCCGTAACATCGCCGTTGAGCACAGCGGTTACTCAGTATTCGCCGGTGTGGGTGAGCGTACCCGTGAAGGGAACGACTTCTACCACGAAATGAAGGATGGCGGTGTACTGGACAAGGTTGCCCTGGTTTACGGCCAGATGAACGAACCGCCCGGAAACCGTCTGCGCGTTGCCCTAACCGGTCTGACCATGGCCGAATTCTTCCGTGATGAAGGCCGTGACGTACTGATGTTCATCGACAACATCTATCGTTACACCCTGGCCGGTACCGAAGTATCCGCGCTGCTTGGCCGTATGCCGTCCGCGGTAGGTTATCAGCCGACGCTGGCCGAAGAGATGGGCGTTCTGCAGGAACGCATCACCTCTACCAAGACCGGTTCAATTACCTCCGTTCAGGCCGTCTACGTTCCTGCGGATGACTTGACCGACCCGTCACCGGCCACCACCTTCGCGCACTTGGATGCGACCGTGGTTCTGTCCCGTGACATCGCTTCCCTGGGTATCTACCCGGCGATCGATCCGCTGGATTCCACCAGCCGTCAGCTGGACCCGCAGGTCGTCGGCGAGCAGCACTACACCGTGGCCCGTACCGTGCAGAAAACCCTGCAGCGTTACAAGGAACTGAAGGACATCATTGCGATTCTGGGTATGGACGAACTGTCCGACGACGACAAGGCCATCGTGTCTCGCGCGCGTAAGATCCAGCGCTTCATGTCCCAGCCGTTCTTCGTCGCCGAAGTGTTCACCGGTGCGCCGGGTCGCTACGTTTCCCTGAAGGAAACCATTCGTGCCTTCCAGGGCATCACCGCGGGTGAATACGATCATCTGCCCGAGCAGGCCTTCTACATGGTCGGCACCATCGACGAAGCGGTCGAGAAGGCCGCCAAACTCGCTGCGAAGGCGTAA
- the atpG gene encoding F0F1 ATP synthase subunit gamma → MAVGKEIRTKIKSVQNTRKITKAMEMVAASKMRRAQEAMEATRPYAEKFLEVVGHITNAHPEYRHPLMVEREVKRVLIIVITTDRGLCGGLNVNLLKHTLLKIKEYQSKGIEVDVIPIGSKGRAFFKRYGGNVLASVAHMGDKPSYAKMRGAITAAMGAYEEGHVDRIELAHNSFVNSMVQRPVVEQIAPLVYQENPELRHHWDYLYEPDSHAVLAAVLKRYITGQIVSSAIENVACEMAARRIAMKNATDNAGDMIKALKLQYNKARQAAITQEISEIVSGAAAV, encoded by the coding sequence ATGGCCGTAGGCAAAGAGATTCGCACCAAGATTAAGAGCGTGCAGAATACGCGCAAGATCACCAAGGCGATGGAAATGGTCGCTGCATCCAAGATGCGGCGCGCCCAGGAGGCGATGGAAGCGACTCGGCCCTATGCCGAGAAGTTTCTGGAAGTCGTCGGGCATATCACCAATGCCCATCCGGAATATCGCCATCCCTTGATGGTCGAGCGTGAAGTGAAGCGGGTCCTGATCATCGTGATCACGACGGACCGCGGGCTCTGCGGCGGCTTGAACGTCAACTTGCTCAAGCACACCTTGCTGAAAATCAAGGAATACCAGAGCAAGGGCATCGAAGTCGACGTCATCCCGATCGGTTCGAAGGGCCGGGCTTTCTTCAAGCGTTATGGCGGCAACGTTCTGGCATCGGTCGCACACATGGGCGATAAGCCCAGTTACGCGAAAATGCGCGGTGCCATTACGGCTGCCATGGGCGCTTACGAAGAAGGCCACGTTGACCGTATTGAACTCGCGCACAACTCGTTCGTGAATTCGATGGTGCAGCGTCCGGTCGTCGAGCAGATTGCGCCGTTGGTGTATCAGGAGAATCCGGAACTGCGCCACCACTGGGATTATCTGTATGAGCCGGATTCCCATGCAGTGCTGGCAGCCGTTCTGAAGCGCTATATCACCGGACAGATTGTGTCCAGCGCCATCGAGAACGTGGCTTGCGAAATGGCAGCACGCCGTATCGCGATGAAGAATGCCACCGATAATGCGGGCGACATGATCAAGGCGTTGAAACTGCAGTACAACAAGGCGCGTCAAGCCGCGATCACGCAAGAGATTTCGGAGATCGTTTCAGGCGCTGCGGCAGTTTGA
- the atpA gene encoding F0F1 ATP synthase subunit alpha, with translation MINPSEISSLIKQRIENFDTSADAQTVGTIVSVSDGILRIHGLNDVMLGEMIELPGGSFGVAMNLERDSVGAIVLGAYDHLREGDQVKCTQRILEVPVGKELLGRVVNTLGQPVDGKGDINASLTAPIEKIAPGVIERQSVDQPLLTGIKALDAMVPIGRGQRELIIGDRQTGKTAVAIDAIINQKGKGVFCVYVAIGQKASSIANVVRKLEEYGALEYTIVVAATASDPAAMQYLAAYAGCTMGEYFRDRGMDALIVYDDLTKQAWAYRQISLLLRRPPGREAYPGDVFYLHSRLLERASRVNADYVEAFTKGEVKGQTGSLTALPIIETQGGDVSAFVPTNVISITDGQIFLETDLFNSGIRPAINPGISVSRVGGAAQTKAIKKLAGGIRTDLAQYRELAAFSQFASDLDEVTRKQLERGKRVTELMKQKQFKPLSVTEMALSLTAANEGYLDDVAVDKINDFEQALHDYAAANAKDLADKIGNSGAYNDEIAAGIKQVIEAFKAKGVY, from the coding sequence GTCAGCGACGGCATTTTGCGCATTCACGGTCTGAACGACGTGATGCTGGGCGAAATGATCGAATTGCCCGGCGGTTCGTTTGGTGTGGCCATGAACCTCGAGCGTGACTCCGTCGGCGCCATCGTGCTGGGTGCCTATGATCACCTTCGCGAAGGCGATCAGGTCAAATGCACGCAGCGCATCCTGGAAGTCCCCGTGGGTAAGGAGCTGCTGGGCCGCGTGGTGAACACCCTCGGCCAGCCGGTCGACGGCAAGGGCGACATCAACGCCAGCCTGACCGCCCCGATCGAGAAGATCGCACCGGGCGTCATCGAGCGTCAGAGCGTCGACCAGCCCCTCCTCACCGGTATCAAGGCGCTGGACGCCATGGTCCCGATCGGCCGCGGCCAGCGGGAACTGATCATCGGTGACCGACAGACCGGTAAGACCGCCGTAGCGATCGATGCCATCATCAACCAGAAGGGCAAGGGCGTGTTCTGCGTCTACGTGGCCATCGGTCAGAAAGCTTCTTCAATCGCCAACGTGGTTCGCAAGCTGGAAGAATACGGTGCGCTGGAGTACACGATCGTCGTGGCTGCGACCGCCTCTGATCCGGCAGCCATGCAGTACCTCGCAGCCTACGCCGGTTGCACCATGGGCGAATACTTCCGCGATCGCGGTATGGACGCACTGATCGTTTATGACGATCTGACCAAGCAGGCCTGGGCCTATCGCCAGATCTCCCTGCTGCTGCGTCGTCCGCCGGGACGTGAAGCTTATCCGGGTGACGTCTTCTATCTGCACTCTCGTCTGCTGGAGCGGGCTTCCCGCGTGAACGCCGACTACGTCGAAGCCTTCACCAAGGGCGAAGTCAAGGGTCAGACCGGTTCACTGACGGCGCTGCCGATCATCGAAACCCAGGGCGGTGACGTATCCGCGTTCGTTCCGACCAACGTGATCTCCATCACCGACGGTCAGATCTTCCTGGAGACTGACCTGTTCAACTCCGGCATCCGTCCGGCGATCAACCCGGGTATTTCCGTATCCCGAGTGGGTGGCGCCGCACAGACCAAGGCGATCAAGAAGCTGGCCGGCGGGATCCGTACCGACCTCGCCCAGTATCGTGAACTCGCCGCGTTCTCGCAGTTCGCATCCGATCTGGACGAAGTGACCCGCAAGCAGCTCGAGCGCGGCAAGCGCGTTACTGAATTGATGAAGCAGAAGCAGTTCAAGCCGCTGTCCGTGACCGAAATGGCCCTGAGCCTGACGGCCGCGAACGAAGGTTATCTGGACGACGTTGCGGTCGACAAGATCAACGACTTCGAACAAGCCCTGCACGACTACGCAGCGGCGAACGCGAAGGATCTGGCAGACAAGATCGGTAACAGCGGTGCCTACAACGATGAAATCGCCGCCGGCATCAAGCAAGTGATCGAGGCCTTCAAAGCGAAGGGCGTTTATTAA